One genomic region from Nymphaea colorata isolate Beijing-Zhang1983 chromosome 10, ASM883128v2, whole genome shotgun sequence encodes:
- the LOC116262930 gene encoding probable pectinesterase/pectinesterase inhibitor 61, with protein sequence MSSLLLLFLSSLLFLQGTHGLCVPRPHHFKAKQTVQPPASVAPPPPVNAFVVALCKNSSYPDECVSAVRPYLPENGEVGAKEMLIMHVNASRSRLSQANAKADEVLRDTTISPEVRTCVETCKENYDDSSSNLDAALDAMAKSDGATLNVMLSAAMTDVETCDDGFDEFPGLISPLSRHDLELQHLMSNCLYFGTIL encoded by the coding sequence atgagcagccttcttcttctctttctttcttctctcctcttcctGCAGGGCACACATGGCCTCTGCGTGCCTCGGCCTCACCATTTCAAGGCCAAGCAGACGGTCCAGCCACCGGCTTCGGTggcgccgccgccgccggtcAATGCCTTTGTCGTAGCCCTCTGCAAGAACAGCAGCTACCCGGACGAATGTGTGTCTGCAGTGCGGCCGTATCTCCCGGAAAACGGCGAGGTTGGTGCGAAGGAGATGCTCATCATGCACGTTAATGCTAGTAGGTCCAGGCTCAGTCAGGCTAATGCCAAAGCAGACGAGGTTCTACGCGATACAACGATATCACCAGAGGTGAGGACCTGCGTGGAGACTTGCAAGGAGAACTACGACGACTCCAGTAGCAACTTGGACGCCGCGTTGGACGCCATGGCGAAGTCCGACGGCGCCACATTGAACGTCATGCTGAGCGCGGCCATGACGGACGTGGAGACATGCGACGATGGGTTCGACGAGTTCCCCGGCTTGATTTCGCCGCTGAGCCGACATGATCTGGAGCTACAACACCTTATGAGCAATTGCCTCTACTTCGGAACCATTCTCTGA